One segment of Caldisalinibacter kiritimatiensis DNA contains the following:
- a CDS encoding HAD family hydrolase — MIKIDIPSYKDISIKYLVFDYNGTLAADGKIDNGIKNKLNKLSEIIEIFVLTADTFGTVREYLKDTNVKLHIISKENGTQDKVDFIKNLGLENCVAVGNGNNDSLMLKEAGLGICILGKEGCATNTLLNSDLVIKSIEDCIELFFNTDRLKASLRG; from the coding sequence ATGATTAAGATAGATATACCTTCATATAAGGATATTTCAATTAAGTATTTAGTTTTTGATTATAATGGAACATTGGCAGCAGATGGGAAAATAGATAATGGAATAAAAAATAAACTTAATAAACTATCTGAAATAATAGAAATATTTGTATTGACAGCTGATACTTTTGGTACTGTGAGAGAGTATTTAAAGGATACAAATGTAAAATTACATATTATATCTAAAGAAAATGGGACACAGGATAAAGTAGATTTTATTAAAAATTTAGGCTTAGAAAATTGTGTTGCAGTTGGTAATGGGAATAATGATAGCCTTATGTTAAAAGAAGCAGGGTTAGGGATATGTATATTAGGAAAAGAGGGTTGTGCAACTAATACTTTATTAAATAGTGACTTAGTTATTAAGAGTATAGAAGATTGTATTGAATTATTTTTTAATACTGATAGACTAAAGGCAAGCTTAAGGGGATAA
- the splB gene encoding spore photoproduct lyase, with protein MTYIPKRVYFEKRALNYPLGEKLYNFFNKNEDVEVIMMKGNRVTGIPKETPRQFYVEGKNSIAVRVWKGSKFQGCKPSAHYQMPLVSGCSGKCEYCYLNTRFGDKPYITIYANIEDVLNRAKEYIEERKPDVTYFEASATSDPVPFEPYTGSLATAVEFFGKKELGRLRFVSKFTEIDSLLDIEHKGHTTIRFSINSHKVINKYEHATAKLDERIDASKKVYDAGYPIGFIIGPVILYEGWKDDYLKMLKNIKKKLGSTADRPIRFEVISHRFTSTAKSKILAVFPETTLPMNEEERKFKYGQFGYGKYVYKKEQLKKMEEFFVENLNELFPNSEIDYVI; from the coding sequence ATGACATATATACCAAAGAGAGTGTATTTTGAAAAACGAGCATTAAATTATCCATTGGGAGAAAAATTGTATAATTTTTTTAATAAAAATGAAGATGTAGAAGTTATTATGATGAAAGGGAATAGAGTTACAGGTATACCTAAGGAAACACCAAGACAATTTTATGTAGAAGGGAAGAATTCAATAGCAGTTAGAGTTTGGAAGGGTAGTAAATTTCAAGGATGTAAGCCTTCTGCACACTATCAGATGCCTTTGGTTTCTGGATGTAGCGGTAAATGTGAGTATTGTTATCTCAATACTAGATTTGGGGATAAACCGTATATTACAATTTATGCTAATATTGAAGATGTATTAAATAGAGCAAAGGAATATATAGAGGAAAGAAAACCAGATGTTACTTATTTTGAAGCTTCAGCTACATCGGACCCAGTACCATTTGAGCCTTATACAGGTAGTCTTGCTACAGCTGTTGAGTTCTTTGGAAAGAAAGAGTTGGGAAGGTTACGCTTTGTGAGTAAATTTACAGAAATAGATAGTCTTTTGGATATAGAGCATAAAGGACACACAACTATTAGATTCAGTATAAACTCCCATAAAGTAATAAATAAATATGAACATGCAACAGCTAAATTGGACGAACGTATAGATGCTTCAAAAAAAGTTTATGATGCTGGATATCCTATAGGATTTATAATAGGGCCTGTAATTCTTTATGAAGGGTGGAAAGATGATTATCTAAAAATGTTAAAGAACATAAAGAAGAAGTTAGGTTCAACAGCAGATAGACCAATTCGCTTTGAAGTAATTTCCCATAGATTTACTAGTACAGCAAAGAGTAAGATTTTAGCAGTTTTTCCTGAAACAACTCTTCCTATGAATGAAGAAGAGAGAAAATTTAAATACGGACAGTTTGGATATGGGAAATATGTGTATAAAAAGGAACAGTTAAAAAAGATGGAGGAATTTTTTGTTGAGAATTTAAATGAATTATTTCCTAATAGTGAAATTGATTATGTAATATAG
- a CDS encoding DUF378 domain-containing protein, which translates to MYSFLDRLSLILVIVGALNWGLISLFQFDLVASIFGGQGAVLSRIVYGLVGLAGLYSITLLFREREKVEQ; encoded by the coding sequence ATGTATAGCTTTTTAGATAGGTTATCTCTTATTTTAGTAATAGTAGGAGCTCTTAACTGGGGTCTTATTTCTCTATTCCAATTTGACCTAGTTGCTTCAATTTTTGGAGGACAAGGAGCAGTTCTAAGTAGAATAGTTTATGGCCTTGTAGGATTAGCAGGTCTATATTCAATTACTCTTCTCTTTAGAGAACGTGAAAAAGTAGAGCAATAG
- a CDS encoding carbon-nitrogen hydrolase family protein, which translates to MSQLRVGLCQMLVTEDKDVNIKKADEMIKKAVSSGAKLVVLPEMFNCPYDNSYFPKFAENCPEGKTIQFMSRAAKENNIYLIGGSIPEKDEKDNIYNTSFAFDTNGNIIGKHRKMHLFDIDVEGGIRFMESDILSKGEDITVFDTEYGKVGLSICYDIRFPELMRLMVLKGARIIVIPAAFNMTTGPAHWESLFKVRALDNQVYMLGTAPARNKESSYTSYGNSIITDPWGRVVSKLDEKENILIQDLDLNMIDKIRRELPLLQHRRTDLYTLDLLNED; encoded by the coding sequence TTGAGTCAATTAAGAGTTGGATTATGTCAAATGCTTGTAACAGAAGATAAAGATGTAAATATAAAAAAGGCAGATGAGATGATAAAAAAAGCTGTTTCTAGTGGAGCTAAATTAGTGGTGTTACCTGAGATGTTTAATTGTCCTTATGATAATAGTTATTTTCCTAAGTTTGCAGAAAACTGTCCTGAAGGAAAGACTATACAGTTTATGTCTAGAGCAGCAAAAGAGAATAATATATATTTAATAGGTGGTTCTATACCTGAAAAGGATGAAAAGGATAACATTTATAATACTAGTTTTGCTTTTGATACTAATGGTAATATAATAGGTAAACATAGAAAAATGCATTTATTTGACATAGATGTAGAGGGTGGAATAAGGTTTATGGAATCAGATATTTTGAGTAAAGGAGAAGATATAACAGTATTCGATACAGAATATGGGAAGGTAGGACTATCTATATGTTATGATATAAGATTCCCTGAGCTTATGAGATTAATGGTATTAAAAGGAGCAAGAATTATTGTAATTCCAGCGGCTTTTAACATGACTACTGGTCCAGCACATTGGGAGTCATTATTTAAGGTAAGAGCTTTAGATAATCAAGTATATATGCTAGGAACTGCACCTGCAAGAAATAAAGAATCATCATATACATCCTATGGAAATTCTATTATTACTGACCCTTGGGGAAGAGTAGTTAGTAAGTTAGACGAAAAAGAAAATATTTTGATACAAGATTTAGACTTAAACATGATAGATAAAATAAGAAGAGAGTTACCTTTATTACAGCATAGAAGAACAGATTTATATACATTAGATTTATTAAATGAGGATTAA
- the ndk gene encoding nucleoside-diphosphate kinase produces the protein MEKTLVIIKPDGVERGLVGEIISRYEKKGLKIGAAKLLIADEEILSRHYQEHKGKDYYNKLINYMTEGPIMAMVLEGENVIKIVRNMNGHKDPSIARPGTIRGDFSYSLTRNIVHASDSEDSSKREIKIWFPEYE, from the coding sequence GTGGAGAAAACTTTAGTTATTATAAAACCCGATGGAGTAGAGAGGGGACTAGTGGGGGAAATAATAAGTAGGTATGAAAAAAAGGGACTTAAGATAGGTGCAGCGAAGTTATTAATTGCAGATGAAGAAATATTAAGTAGACATTATCAGGAACATAAAGGAAAAGATTATTATAATAAATTAATTAATTATATGACAGAAGGACCAATTATGGCTATGGTTTTAGAGGGAGAAAATGTAATTAAGATAGTTAGAAATATGAACGGCCATAAAGACCCTTCTATAGCACGGCCAGGTACTATAAGGGGTGACTTTTCTTATAGTTTAACAAGAAACATAGTACATGCATCGGATAGTGAAGATTCATCGAAAAGAGAAATAAAAATATGGTTTCCTGAATATGAATAG
- a CDS encoding TldD/PmbA family protein, whose amino-acid sequence MDRREFMKKLFEKGKQAGMKEMEIYFQDSDNFDIKVFKGEIDNYSISNEIGVSFRGLYNGKMGYSYTEKIDETSIDILIKEAVENASVIDSDDEENIQPPSENYKEVNNYNNSLNKVTPEEKINFIKSVEKEAFKLDNRVISVQHCIFGEESAHTMLVNTKELDLEEKSNIAYAYVSVMVKEGEDVKTGGSYIISNDFSKFDAKKLAKEAVDEAVSMLGAKSIESNEYPIVLRNDVAANLLEAFVPIFSAENVQKDLSLLKGKIDKQIGNSIITVVDDPFMKNGVASASFDGEGVSTKYKKVIDKGILKTYLHNTKTAKKDGVESTGNAYKPSYKSPVSIAPTNMYIEKGNITFNEIIESIDKGLLIINIQGLHAGLNTVSGDFSLSAYGYLIENGKIDRPVNQITIAGNFFELLKDIEMIGDDLRFTLPGGSGYIGSPTLKIKKLAVSGD is encoded by the coding sequence ATGGATAGAAGAGAATTTATGAAAAAATTATTTGAAAAAGGAAAACAAGCAGGTATGAAGGAAATGGAAATATATTTTCAAGACAGCGATAACTTTGATATCAAAGTATTTAAAGGTGAGATAGATAATTACAGTATTTCTAATGAGATAGGGGTTTCCTTTAGAGGATTATACAATGGTAAAATGGGATATTCATATACTGAGAAAATAGATGAAACTTCTATTGATATACTGATAAAAGAAGCAGTAGAGAATGCATCAGTTATAGATAGTGATGACGAAGAAAATATTCAGCCACCATCGGAGAATTATAAAGAAGTTAATAACTATAACAATAGTTTAAATAAAGTTACTCCAGAAGAAAAGATTAATTTTATTAAATCCGTTGAAAAAGAGGCATTTAAATTAGATAATAGAGTAATTTCAGTACAGCACTGTATATTTGGGGAAGAATCAGCCCATACAATGTTAGTAAATACAAAGGAATTGGATTTAGAGGAAAAGTCAAATATTGCATACGCTTATGTTAGTGTTATGGTCAAAGAAGGAGAAGATGTAAAAACAGGAGGAAGTTATATAATTTCAAATGATTTTTCAAAATTTGATGCTAAAAAGTTAGCTAAAGAAGCAGTTGACGAAGCAGTATCAATGTTAGGAGCTAAAAGTATTGAGTCAAATGAATATCCTATAGTATTAAGAAATGATGTAGCGGCTAATCTATTAGAAGCCTTTGTGCCAATTTTTTCAGCAGAAAATGTTCAAAAAGATTTATCGTTATTAAAAGGAAAAATAGATAAGCAAATAGGAAATAGTATAATAACTGTTGTAGATGACCCGTTTATGAAAAATGGAGTAGCTTCAGCTTCATTTGATGGAGAAGGAGTGTCAACTAAATATAAGAAGGTTATAGATAAAGGTATATTAAAAACTTATTTACATAATACTAAAACAGCCAAAAAGGATGGTGTGGAGTCTACAGGGAATGCCTATAAACCATCATATAAATCACCAGTTTCTATTGCACCAACTAATATGTATATTGAAAAAGGGAATATAACATTCAATGAAATCATAGAAAGTATAGATAAAGGATTATTAATTATTAACATACAGGGGTTACATGCAGGTCTGAATACTGTTTCTGGAGACTTCTCATTATCTGCATATGGATATTTAATTGAAAACGGGAAAATAGACAGACCTGTTAATCAAATAACCATAGCGGGTAATTTCTTTGAATTATTGAAGGACATTGAAATGATAGGCGATGATTTAAGATTTACATTACCAGGAGGTTCAGGATATATAGGTTCACCAACACTAAAAATTAAGAAACTAGCTGTATCTGGAGATTAA
- a CDS encoding TldD/PmbA family protein yields MLSKALIEDVLNEALSTGGDFAEVFVEDKLNTGLLMIGGKIESTMSGRDFGVGIRIFKGTNSVYAYTNKATRDNLLDVARKAAAAINGERKDIVINLMKNDIVNNHKIVIPVGNVEKLKKVDLMRRAYNVAKNYDDVISQVTVRYGDSEQNVLIANTEGVFVEDKRVRTRTMIQTIASKDGEMQSGFYGPGAHMGFEFYDKINIEEYAKEAARIAKTMIDAEYCPSGKMPVIIDNGFGGVIFHEACGHGLEATSVAKGTSVFAGKIGEKVASELVTAIDDGTIPNEWGSQNIDDEGTPTRKNVLIENGILKGYMIDKLNGRRMGMDSTGSARRQSYKYAPTSRMTNTYIANGESTKEEIIANTEYGLYAKYMGGGSVNPATGEFNFSVMEGYIVRNGKIEKPVRGATLIGKGLEVLKKIDMVGNNLDLGQGMCGSVSGTVAANVGQPTIRVSSMTVGGRKGE; encoded by the coding sequence ATGCTAAGTAAAGCTTTAATAGAAGATGTATTAAATGAAGCTCTTTCTACAGGTGGAGATTTTGCTGAAGTTTTTGTAGAAGACAAGTTGAATACTGGGTTACTTATGATAGGTGGAAAGATTGAAAGCACTATGTCAGGAAGAGATTTTGGAGTAGGTATAAGGATATTTAAAGGAACAAATAGTGTTTATGCTTATACTAATAAAGCTACAAGAGATAATCTATTAGATGTAGCAAGAAAGGCAGCTGCAGCAATTAATGGAGAAAGAAAAGATATTGTTATTAATTTAATGAAAAATGATATAGTTAATAATCATAAAATAGTTATACCTGTAGGAAATGTAGAAAAATTAAAGAAAGTAGACTTAATGAGAAGAGCATATAATGTAGCAAAAAATTATGATGATGTAATTTCACAGGTAACAGTAAGATATGGAGATTCAGAGCAAAATGTACTTATAGCAAATACTGAAGGAGTCTTTGTAGAAGACAAAAGAGTTAGAACTAGGACTATGATTCAAACAATAGCATCAAAGGATGGAGAAATGCAATCAGGTTTCTATGGACCTGGAGCACATATGGGATTTGAATTTTATGACAAAATAAATATAGAAGAATACGCTAAGGAAGCAGCTAGAATTGCAAAAACAATGATAGATGCAGAATATTGTCCAAGTGGCAAAATGCCTGTAATTATTGATAATGGATTTGGAGGAGTTATATTCCACGAAGCATGTGGACATGGGCTTGAAGCTACTTCAGTTGCTAAAGGTACATCTGTTTTTGCAGGTAAAATTGGAGAAAAAGTAGCATCTGAACTTGTTACAGCAATAGATGATGGTACAATTCCAAATGAATGGGGTTCACAAAATATAGATGATGAAGGAACACCAACGAGAAAAAATGTACTTATAGAGAATGGAATTCTTAAAGGATATATGATTGATAAATTAAATGGTAGAAGGATGGGAATGGATTCTACTGGCTCAGCAAGAAGACAATCCTATAAATATGCTCCAACTTCAAGAATGACAAATACATATATAGCTAATGGAGAATCAACTAAAGAAGAAATAATTGCAAATACAGAGTATGGTTTATATGCAAAATATATGGGCGGCGGTTCAGTAAATCCAGCTACAGGAGAATTTAATTTTTCAGTGATGGAAGGTTATATAGTAAGGAATGGAAAGATAGAAAAACCAGTAAGGGGAGCAACACTTATTGGTAAAGGTCTAGAAGTTCTTAAAAAAATAGATATGGTTGGAAATAATTTAGATTTAGGTCAAGGTATGTGTGGTTCTGTAAGTGGTACTGTTGCTGCCAATGTTGGACAGCCAACTATTAGGGTATCATCAATGACAGTAGGCGGAAGAAAGGGTGAATAA
- a CDS encoding CPBP family intramembrane glutamic endopeptidase, whose amino-acid sequence MKKYLQLIGSVLLYSLIYVIPNALAGIILVFMIAVSNIEQAQNPIYIQQMVNKYIFLVTFFALIVSALILVRLLKFNKKSIIEYCNFSFVNFKVVGLLILLGFLSNLFLNSIFAFIKNNETLMNLLGARKEFFDIGESAKVMMNGNILIVVLVIGILTPVFEEILYRGVIFNRLNEDVKVETAIILQAIVFALCHFNMIQGMYTFVLGVLLALCYHWLKSIWVPIIVHMSFNTSNILMKFIILKITNIFDMLLPLIMTLALVSISFILYYIKNRKEMLSNENVKTNLQLQ is encoded by the coding sequence TTGAAAAAGTATTTGCAACTAATAGGGAGTGTATTATTATACTCACTAATCTATGTAATTCCTAATGCTTTAGCAGGGATAATACTAGTGTTTATGATTGCAGTAAGTAACATTGAACAAGCACAAAATCCAATATATATTCAACAAATGGTAAACAAGTATATTTTTTTAGTAACTTTTTTTGCTTTAATTGTATCAGCTTTGATTCTTGTGCGTTTATTAAAGTTTAATAAAAAAAGTATTATTGAATACTGTAATTTTTCATTCGTAAATTTTAAAGTTGTTGGGTTATTAATTTTATTAGGTTTTTTATCTAATCTCTTTTTAAATTCAATATTTGCTTTTATAAAGAACAATGAAACATTAATGAATTTACTTGGGGCTAGGAAAGAGTTTTTTGATATTGGTGAAAGTGCAAAAGTAATGATGAATGGCAATATTTTAATAGTTGTTTTAGTTATTGGCATATTGACGCCTGTTTTTGAAGAGATTCTTTATAGAGGTGTTATTTTTAATAGATTAAATGAAGACGTAAAAGTAGAAACTGCTATAATTTTACAAGCTATTGTATTTGCCTTGTGCCATTTTAATATGATTCAAGGGATGTACACTTTTGTTCTTGGTGTACTCTTAGCGTTGTGTTATCATTGGCTAAAGTCAATATGGGTTCCTATAATTGTACATATGTCATTTAATACTTCAAATATATTAATGAAGTTTATAATACTGAAAATTACAAATATCTTTGATATGCTACTACCTTTAATAATGACGTTAGCTTTAGTATCTATAAGCTTTATTCTTTATTATATTAAAAATAGAAAAGAAATGTTATCTAATGAAAATGTAAAAACAAATTTACAGTTACAATAA
- a CDS encoding alpha/beta fold hydrolase, whose translation MKEKGVVGVLVEKKHLKLSKLFKTELGEVIKNPEVVYEEYGNKTGPVIFLGHGGLSSQHAAGKYSENDSNPGWWDPLIGEGKLLDTNKYRIICANSLGSMYGSTGPLTINPDTGKMYGPDFPKITLIDQVKFYKYFLDELEVKELFMMAGVSMGSLHTLQMAVLYPDFVKSLVAVATAGYMPPGGLAFHNIMINILKLDPDFNRGWYECGVPQIGLSIITQLSKIYYTNYKMFVELCESITEGKDIQQLKNKKIKEFLQAGVKEAIETRDPNSYITMLEAINSYDLSRGFSSFKEAVKRIKCPALIMNIDSDCEFPPEYAYEIGEILNNKKTGQARVEILKSKMGHLGCIYEFGQLEKYIGDFIKALEH comes from the coding sequence ATGAAAGAAAAGGGGGTAGTTGGAGTGTTGGTTGAAAAGAAACATCTTAAATTATCAAAACTTTTTAAAACTGAATTAGGGGAAGTAATTAAGAATCCAGAAGTGGTATATGAGGAATACGGAAATAAAACTGGACCAGTAATATTTTTAGGTCATGGAGGTTTGTCGTCACAACATGCAGCAGGTAAGTACAGTGAAAATGATTCTAACCCTGGATGGTGGGACCCACTAATAGGAGAAGGGAAATTATTAGATACGAATAAATATAGGATAATATGTGCAAATTCTTTAGGAAGCATGTATGGAAGTACGGGTCCTTTGACTATTAACCCAGATACAGGTAAAATGTATGGTCCTGATTTTCCTAAGATAACATTAATTGACCAAGTAAAGTTCTATAAATATTTTCTTGATGAACTTGAAGTTAAAGAGTTATTTATGATGGCTGGTGTATCTATGGGTTCTTTGCATACATTGCAAATGGCTGTATTATATCCTGACTTTGTTAAAAGCTTGGTAGCAGTAGCGACAGCAGGTTATATGCCTCCTGGTGGATTAGCATTTCATAATATTATGATAAATATTTTAAAACTTGATCCTGATTTTAATCGTGGTTGGTATGAGTGTGGTGTTCCACAAATTGGATTAAGCATAATTACCCAACTTAGTAAAATATATTATACAAATTACAAAATGTTTGTAGAGCTTTGTGAATCAATAACTGAAGGGAAAGATATTCAACAGTTAAAGAATAAGAAAATAAAGGAATTTCTACAAGCAGGAGTAAAAGAAGCTATTGAGACTAGAGACCCTAACAGTTATATCACAATGTTAGAAGCTATTAATTCTTATGACCTCTCAAGAGGTTTTAGCAGTTTTAAAGAAGCAGTTAAAAGAATAAAATGTCCTGCATTGATTATGAATATAGATTCAGATTGTGAGTTTCCACCTGAATATGCATATGAGATAGGAGAAATTCTAAATAATAAGAAAACAGGCCAAGCTAGAGTAGAAATTCTCAAAAGTAAAATGGGACATTTGGGGTGTATTTATGAATTTGGACAACTGGAGAAATATATTGGTGATTTCATTAAAGCTTTAGAACATTGA